One Weissella coleopterorum DNA segment encodes these proteins:
- the prmA gene encoding 50S ribosomal protein L11 methyltransferase, translating into MGWHTIEVETQTEAVDAVSNILMEAGAEGVQIEDAADVDNFEPNDATVFVDWDKVKHRENGALVIGFFPVGLHLPEKTLEITNKVQKLNDFGLDAMPGTVSSNIVLDQDWETEWQKYYHPVRVTRQLTIVPKWEKYIPKDVMEKLIILNPGLAFGTGTHPTTKLMLQALEMIVRGNEKVLDIGTGSGVLSIAAKQLGVGEVLATDIDEVAVRSAQTNLDLNPVAKDVVVIASDLLKDVPKREKYDLIVANMLTEVLLPLIPNVEEYLRPGSKFLLSGIYFDKIKVIQEQLINANFIIDEIMQIGDWYGVIAHLKITGE; encoded by the coding sequence ATGGGGTGGCATACGATAGAGGTTGAAACTCAAACAGAAGCAGTAGATGCAGTTAGCAACATCTTAATGGAAGCAGGGGCTGAGGGTGTACAAATTGAAGATGCAGCAGATGTTGATAATTTTGAACCAAATGACGCCACGGTGTTTGTGGACTGGGATAAGGTTAAGCATCGGGAAAATGGAGCATTAGTGATTGGATTTTTTCCAGTGGGACTCCATTTGCCTGAAAAAACGCTTGAGATTACGAACAAAGTTCAAAAATTAAATGATTTTGGATTGGATGCTATGCCTGGAACAGTTTCGTCTAATATTGTTTTAGACCAGGATTGGGAAACGGAGTGGCAAAAATACTATCATCCAGTTCGTGTGACCCGTCAATTAACGATTGTTCCAAAATGGGAAAAATATATTCCGAAAGATGTGATGGAAAAGTTAATTATTTTAAATCCGGGATTAGCATTTGGAACAGGAACACATCCAACAACTAAATTAATGCTTCAAGCTTTGGAAATGATTGTTCGAGGTAATGAAAAAGTTTTGGATATAGGGACTGGCTCTGGTGTTTTGAGTATTGCTGCCAAGCAACTAGGGGTAGGTGAAGTATTAGCAACAGATATTGATGAAGTTGCAGTGAGGTCGGCTCAGACAAATTTGGATCTTAATCCTGTTGCAAAGGATGTAGTTGTAATCGCCAGTGATCTCTTAAAAGATGTCCCTAAGCGTGAAAAATACGATCTGATTGTAGCTAATATGCTAACGGAAGTTTTGTTACCTCTGATTCCCAACGTAGAGGAATATTTACGACCGGGTAGTAAATTCCTATTATCAGGAATTTATTTTGATAAAATTAAAGTGATTCAAGAGCAATTGATCAATGCTAATTTTATAATTGATGAAATTATGCAGATTGGAGATTGGTATGGCGTCATTGCTCATTTGAAAATAACAGGAGAGTAG
- a CDS encoding RsmE family RNA methyltransferase: MQRYFLDETPEDDLVVLPEDIQHHLMTVLRGKIGTKAEFIFNHKIIRIGEVISINDQKTVVKLGSVLEQTVELPVDVTLILGLTKGDKPDDVIKKATELGAHHFILVETEWSVAHWGSKADRKIARLNKIAQGAAEQSHRLQVPTIQYFNKIEQLELNNAMVKVVAWEESAKSGEKGQLVKSLEQAHHVGSIGFMVGPEGGLSKSELERLEKLGFKKASLGARILRAETAPLYIMSAISFALELDHSSI; this comes from the coding sequence ATGCAACGTTATTTTTTAGACGAAACACCAGAGGATGACTTAGTTGTGTTGCCAGAAGACATTCAACATCACTTGATGACAGTTTTGCGTGGAAAAATTGGAACGAAGGCGGAATTTATTTTTAATCATAAAATCATTCGGATTGGCGAAGTTATTTCAATTAATGATCAAAAAACAGTTGTAAAATTAGGATCTGTATTAGAACAGACCGTGGAATTACCAGTTGATGTGACATTAATTTTAGGACTAACCAAAGGTGATAAGCCGGATGATGTTATTAAAAAAGCAACTGAATTAGGAGCCCATCACTTTATTTTGGTAGAAACAGAGTGGTCAGTCGCTCACTGGGGTAGCAAAGCTGATCGTAAAATTGCCCGATTAAATAAAATTGCACAGGGAGCGGCTGAACAAAGCCATCGCTTGCAAGTTCCAACGATTCAATATTTTAATAAAATTGAGCAATTAGAATTAAATAATGCCATGGTGAAAGTAGTCGCATGGGAAGAAAGTGCAAAAAGTGGGGAAAAAGGTCAACTTGTGAAATCCTTGGAACAAGCTCATCACGTTGGATCGATTGGGTTTATGGTAGGACCAGAAGGTGGCCTTTCCAAATCAGAATTAGAGCGGCTAGAAAAATTAGGTTTTAAAAAGGCAAGCTTGGGTGCTCGTATTTTACGTGCAGAAACCGCACCGTTATACATAATGAGCGCAATTAGCTTTGCGTTAGAATTAGACCATTCATCAATATAA
- the mraZ gene encoding division/cell wall cluster transcriptional repressor MraZ has translation MFMGTYQHTLDSKNRLIIPAKFRNQLGSGFVVTKGNEHSLHAYSQVGWETYQSKLNQLPSNNAKVRQFKRAILAGATEAEFDKQGRIVLPNTLKEHALLKKDIVIIGYGDDEFEIWDAQRFKQYNADVTDNFDEISNELAELGFEI, from the coding sequence ATGTTTATGGGCACATACCAACATACATTAGATTCGAAAAATCGTTTAATTATTCCGGCCAAATTCCGTAATCAATTGGGAAGTGGTTTTGTTGTCACAAAAGGTAATGAACATTCTTTGCATGCCTATAGTCAAGTTGGTTGGGAGACATATCAAAGTAAACTCAATCAGCTACCATCAAACAATGCAAAGGTTCGTCAATTTAAAAGAGCAATTTTAGCAGGTGCGACAGAAGCTGAATTTGATAAGCAAGGAAGAATCGTCCTACCCAATACATTGAAGGAACATGCGCTGTTAAAAAAGGATATTGTGATTATCGGCTATGGTGATGATGAATTTGAAATATGGGATGCACAGCGATTTAAGCAATACAATGCTGACGTCACAGATAACTTTGATGAAATTTCAAATGAGTTAGCTGAGCTTGGCTTTGAAATTTAA
- the rsmH gene encoding 16S rRNA (cytosine(1402)-N(4))-methyltransferase RsmH has protein sequence MTEFNHITVLLDEAIDNLAVQPEGIYVDATLGGGGHSALLASKLTTGKLWSFDQDQTAIDFNQNHLQTEIEAGKVALIQNNFRNIKVALNEVGVNNIDGIVYDLGVSSPQFDDGQRGFSYNYDAPLDMRMNQNQDLNAKTVVNEWPFNDLMRILSRYGEEKFAKQIARAIERFRMNKPIETTFELVEIIKSAIPMGARRTGGHPAKKSFQAIRIAVNDELGAVEESLQQALDLLNVNGRIAVITFHSLEDRLVKTMFKEKTQLPDLPSGLPVIPDELQPDFKLVNRKPIYATELELEENRRAHSAKLRVIERIR, from the coding sequence ATGACAGAATTTAATCACATCACCGTCCTTTTGGATGAGGCAATTGATAATTTGGCGGTCCAGCCTGAGGGAATTTACGTGGATGCTACCTTGGGTGGAGGTGGACATTCAGCATTATTGGCCAGTAAATTGACTACTGGTAAATTGTGGTCTTTTGATCAAGATCAGACGGCAATTGATTTTAATCAAAATCATTTGCAAACAGAAATTGAAGCGGGTAAGGTCGCATTGATTCAAAATAATTTCAGAAATATAAAAGTGGCTTTGAACGAAGTTGGTGTTAACAATATTGATGGAATCGTATATGACTTAGGCGTATCTTCGCCTCAATTTGATGACGGACAAAGAGGTTTTTCCTACAATTATGATGCACCATTAGATATGAGAATGAATCAAAACCAAGATCTTAATGCAAAAACAGTTGTAAATGAGTGGCCATTTAATGATTTAATGCGCATTTTATCACGTTATGGTGAGGAAAAATTTGCAAAACAGATTGCTAGGGCCATCGAACGGTTTAGAATGAATAAGCCAATTGAAACCACTTTTGAGCTCGTTGAGATTATCAAGTCAGCAATTCCGATGGGTGCGCGCCGAACGGGTGGACATCCCGCAAAAAAGTCCTTCCAAGCAATTCGCATTGCAGTTAATGATGAATTAGGCGCAGTGGAAGAATCACTACAGCAGGCTTTGGATTTATTAAATGTAAACGGACGGATTGCGGTAATTACTTTCCATAGTCTTGAAGATCGCTTAGTTAAAACGATGTTTAAAGAAAAAACACAACTACCAGATTTACCGTCTGGATTACCAGTGATTCCTGATGAATTACAACCAGATTTCAAATTAGTTAATCGTAAACCAATTTATGCAACTGAACTTGAATTAGAAGAAAATCGTCGAGCACATTCGGCCAAACTAAGAGTTATTGAACGAATTCGCTAG
- a CDS encoding penicillin-binding transpeptidase domain-containing protein codes for MLNKGNMKRSHGAIIIMLCILTGVIFYIGSRFFSVAATHSVDNVNLEQRAQNLYKTQDQETVKRGQIYDSIGNVLAENSSVYTAIIVLQKDQPNYVKANQVSAVSQEIANELGGDANYYQKIIKNGIAHNYFQVQFGNNGSNISQEKYRDIKKKKIPGLIFEAHPARLYPNGQFASDLIGATSSTGTNQIKGISGIEASWNQKLQEQAGVSANNIKNGNLSQQTKSVEAKNGYDIYTTLNTKLQSTVEDKMNELQSDLQPKQAFAAIVDTKTGDIVAETQRPTYNATTKAGFGGFWSNILVQEPFEPGSVLKGITLASAIDTNNWNGNDTYHSGQIQIDDKVVKDWNDGAGWGQISYSDGIALSSNVAMVLTEQKMGPKTWGKYLDRFQFTKPTNMGFNSESTGSMNFRYPIEQANTAFGQGIKVTPAQMLQAYSAIAGNGEEIKPNIISKIVDPNTQKVIYSAKREKVSKPIKKSTAAATRKELENVIYNVKGLGSMYAIPNVRTTGKSGTAQISTSSGYTQPGDNSNEIHSWMGMAPSDNPRYMMYIVVKEPQSNTNNIAKDMSNVFVSTMQQALQMDNSDKKAVISDRQQTKIPTVKNETVTKAETEIEANHLKTETVGDGQLVKDQYPAGGQKTILNQRIFLLAGGNIKVPNMQGWSKKDVKNWGRLVDIKINASGEGLLTEQSVLPETRIADGIHEITVKFKTP; via the coding sequence ATGTTAAATAAAGGAAACATGAAGCGATCACATGGCGCGATTATTATTATGCTATGTATTCTGACAGGAGTGATTTTCTATATTGGCTCCCGTTTTTTTAGTGTTGCAGCGACTCACTCAGTTGATAATGTTAATTTGGAACAACGAGCTCAAAATCTTTATAAAACACAAGACCAAGAGACGGTAAAGCGTGGGCAAATTTATGATTCAATTGGAAATGTCCTTGCTGAGAATTCATCGGTCTATACGGCTATTATTGTCTTACAAAAAGACCAGCCTAATTATGTAAAAGCCAATCAAGTTAGTGCTGTATCCCAAGAAATTGCTAATGAGTTAGGTGGAGATGCTAATTACTACCAGAAAATAATCAAAAATGGAATTGCACATAATTATTTTCAAGTGCAATTTGGAAATAATGGTAGTAATATTTCTCAAGAAAAATACCGTGATATTAAAAAGAAAAAAATTCCAGGTCTGATTTTTGAAGCTCATCCGGCGCGTCTTTATCCCAATGGTCAATTTGCCTCTGATCTAATTGGCGCAACCAGTTCAACTGGAACCAATCAAATTAAAGGGATTTCGGGGATTGAAGCTTCTTGGAATCAAAAATTACAAGAACAAGCGGGTGTGAGCGCAAATAACATTAAGAATGGAAATTTGAGCCAACAGACAAAAAGTGTAGAGGCTAAGAATGGGTATGATATCTATACGACATTGAACACAAAGCTCCAATCCACTGTTGAAGATAAAATGAATGAATTGCAAAGTGATTTACAACCTAAACAAGCCTTTGCAGCGATTGTTGATACTAAAACCGGTGATATAGTGGCAGAAACACAGCGACCGACTTATAATGCAACTACTAAGGCGGGATTTGGCGGATTTTGGTCTAATATTTTAGTGCAAGAGCCCTTTGAACCAGGATCGGTTTTAAAGGGGATTACATTGGCGTCAGCAATTGATACTAATAATTGGAATGGTAATGATACTTATCATTCTGGACAAATTCAGATCGATGATAAAGTTGTGAAAGATTGGAATGATGGGGCTGGTTGGGGTCAAATATCATATTCTGATGGGATTGCCCTTTCTTCGAATGTGGCTATGGTTTTAACAGAACAAAAAATGGGACCAAAAACATGGGGAAAGTATCTTGATCGCTTTCAGTTTACAAAACCTACAAATATGGGATTTAATTCCGAATCAACTGGTTCAATGAATTTTAGATATCCGATTGAACAAGCCAATACCGCCTTTGGCCAAGGAATTAAAGTTACACCAGCACAAATGCTCCAAGCATATTCAGCTATTGCTGGCAATGGCGAGGAAATTAAGCCAAATATTATTTCAAAAATTGTGGATCCAAATACCCAAAAAGTCATTTATAGTGCTAAACGTGAAAAGGTATCAAAGCCAATCAAGAAGTCGACGGCTGCTGCAACGCGAAAAGAACTTGAAAATGTTATCTATAACGTAAAAGGTTTAGGGTCAATGTATGCAATTCCCAATGTAAGAACGACTGGTAAGTCTGGTACCGCCCAAATCTCGACTTCTAGTGGCTATACTCAGCCTGGAGATAATAGTAATGAAATTCATTCATGGATGGGGATGGCTCCATCAGATAATCCACGCTACATGATGTATATCGTGGTAAAAGAACCACAATCAAATACAAATAATATTGCGAAGGATATGTCGAATGTTTTTGTATCAACAATGCAACAAGCCTTGCAAATGGATAATTCCGATAAAAAAGCCGTAATTAGTGATCGACAACAAACTAAAATTCCAACAGTCAAGAATGAAACGGTTACCAAGGCGGAGACAGAAATTGAAGCAAATCATTTAAAGACGGAAACTGTTGGTGACGGACAATTAGTCAAGGATCAATATCCAGCTGGTGGTCAAAAAACAATTTTGAATCAGCGCATCTTTTTGCTGGCGGGAGGTAATATCAAAGTTCCCAACATGCAAGGATGGTCTAAAAAAGACGTAAAGAATTGGGGACGTTTAGTTGATATTAAAATCAATGCGAGTGGGGAAGGGTTATTAACGGAGCAATCAGTATTACCTGAGACACGGATTGCTGATGGAATTCATGAAATAACTGTTAAATTTAAAACCCCTTAG
- the mraY gene encoding phospho-N-acetylmuramoyl-pentapeptide-transferase, which yields MIEKWLPEVLIAFLVSVGGTYLLKNWFNKIKIQQLVIRNSAKGPDHQAKAGTPTMGGAGFIVTIFLLFALKQIVFGVMNPTSWAIVLSILLYALVGGFDDSVKIFEKRDEGFRFLPKLIAEIVAALIAFSLLLWGNFDFILHLGFMNIQNVVFFGLFTVIWLVGWSNSVNFSDGLDGLATGLSILAYGAYLVVALKQGNYDVVALNALVIGALLGFFVWNQNPAKIFMGDTGSLALGAGLAMNSLVLNIEWSLLLIGLVFMLETLSVMIQVGVYHFIQKRVFLMAPIHHAFEKGGWRMDPKYPWNEWKVDTLFWIVAALMAALYLLIWL from the coding sequence ATGATAGAAAAATGGTTACCTGAGGTCTTAATTGCCTTCTTAGTTTCTGTAGGGGGAACTTATTTATTAAAAAATTGGTTTAATAAAATTAAAATTCAACAATTAGTCATTCGTAATTCAGCAAAGGGACCAGATCACCAAGCTAAGGCTGGAACACCCACAATGGGCGGAGCTGGATTCATTGTAACGATTTTTCTACTATTTGCTTTGAAGCAAATAGTATTTGGTGTCATGAATCCAACGAGTTGGGCGATTGTTTTATCGATTTTACTATATGCATTGGTTGGCGGCTTTGATGATAGTGTCAAAATTTTCGAAAAGCGGGATGAGGGATTTAGATTTTTACCCAAGTTAATTGCTGAAATTGTAGCTGCACTAATAGCATTTTCGTTACTATTGTGGGGTAATTTTGATTTTATTTTGCACTTAGGATTTATGAACATTCAAAATGTAGTGTTTTTTGGATTGTTTACTGTTATCTGGTTAGTTGGTTGGTCAAATTCGGTTAATTTCTCAGATGGACTAGATGGACTTGCAACCGGATTATCAATCCTTGCTTACGGTGCATATCTAGTAGTTGCTTTGAAGCAAGGTAATTATGATGTAGTTGCGCTAAATGCGCTTGTGATCGGAGCTTTATTAGGTTTCTTTGTGTGGAATCAAAATCCCGCTAAAATTTTCATGGGCGATACAGGATCTTTAGCCTTGGGAGCAGGATTGGCTATGAACTCCTTAGTTTTAAATATTGAATGGTCATTATTACTTATTGGTTTAGTCTTTATGCTTGAAACATTGTCAGTTATGATTCAAGTTGGGGTATATCATTTTATTCAAAAGCGGGTATTTTTAATGGCGCCTATTCATCATGCTTTCGAGAAGGGTGGTTGGCGCATGGATCCTAAATATCCATGGAATGAATGGAAAGTTGATACATTATTTTGGATTGTGGCAGCTTTAATGGCAGCTCTATATCTTTTGATATGGTTGTAA
- the murD gene encoding UDP-N-acetylmuramoyl-L-alanine--D-glutamate ligase, which translates to MTKQVLIIGFARSGAAAAKLLRREGAEVLVSDPNLDLKDQRVQQLQAQGVKFTTQQNLELLGEIDLIVKNPGIPHSVPILKAANERGIKIEVEVAEAQKYIQGNWIAVTGSNGKTTTTEMIAAVMRAMPKATGHVLIAGNIGIPVSEVTPDSNKEDVIVTELSSFQLTDTPMVKPHFAVITNIFSSHLDWHKKRANYVAAKQNITRNQTSDDFLIINWDNPEWQAIAKTTNAQVIPFSRNNLSQDGAYLKDGWLYFKTEKVMQADQIGVPGEHNIENALAAIAIGRLNHIPVDVITKTLQTFSGVKHRLQLIGEFQDRTIYNDSKATDIEATQKALSGFKQPVVLLAGGLDRGDDLSRLRSDLKSHVKAMVTFGQTGPQLAKIARELAIPVVETVSVKSSFEPAFNFSEENDVILFSPAAASWDQFDNFEIRGDVFIASMQKFIQQKEQM; encoded by the coding sequence ATGACTAAGCAAGTATTAATAATTGGATTTGCACGTTCTGGTGCAGCGGCAGCAAAATTATTACGGCGTGAAGGCGCAGAGGTGCTTGTTTCAGATCCTAATTTGGATTTGAAAGATCAACGCGTTCAACAACTGCAAGCGCAAGGGGTTAAATTTACGACACAACAAAATTTGGAACTATTAGGTGAAATTGATTTAATTGTTAAAAATCCGGGAATTCCGCATAGTGTTCCGATTTTGAAGGCTGCTAACGAGCGTGGTATCAAAATTGAAGTCGAGGTAGCAGAGGCGCAAAAATATATTCAAGGTAATTGGATCGCTGTGACTGGTTCGAACGGTAAAACAACAACTACTGAAATGATTGCTGCTGTAATGCGAGCAATGCCGAAAGCTACAGGACACGTCTTGATTGCGGGTAATATTGGTATCCCAGTGAGTGAAGTTACACCTGATTCAAATAAAGAAGACGTTATTGTTACTGAATTGTCTAGTTTTCAATTAACTGATACACCGATGGTGAAGCCACATTTTGCTGTAATAACTAATATTTTTTCTTCGCACTTAGATTGGCATAAAAAACGGGCTAATTATGTCGCTGCTAAACAAAATATTACAAGAAACCAGACAAGTGATGACTTTTTAATTATTAATTGGGATAATCCGGAATGGCAAGCCATAGCAAAAACAACTAATGCACAGGTAATTCCATTTTCGCGGAATAATTTAAGCCAAGATGGAGCTTATTTAAAAGATGGTTGGTTGTATTTTAAAACTGAAAAAGTAATGCAAGCTGATCAAATTGGGGTTCCTGGGGAGCATAACATTGAGAATGCTCTTGCGGCAATTGCGATTGGGCGATTAAATCATATTCCGGTAGATGTCATTACAAAAACTCTTCAAACTTTTAGTGGAGTTAAACATCGACTTCAATTGATTGGTGAGTTTCAAGACCGCACAATATACAATGATTCAAAAGCTACAGATATTGAAGCTACTCAAAAAGCTTTGTCAGGCTTTAAACAACCTGTCGTCTTATTGGCGGGTGGACTGGATCGTGGTGATGATTTGAGCCGTTTAAGGTCGGACCTTAAGTCCCATGTCAAGGCAATGGTAACATTTGGACAAACTGGTCCACAATTGGCCAAAATTGCTCGTGAATTAGCAATCCCTGTTGTGGAAACAGTGAGCGTTAAAAGTTCTTTTGAGCCAGCATTTAATTTTAGTGAAGAAAATGATGTGATATTATTTTCTCCAGCGGCTGCTTCATGGGATCAATTTGATAATTTTGAAATTCGTGGTGATGTCTTTATTGCATCAATGCAAAAATTCATCCAACAAAAGGAGCAAATGTAA
- the murG gene encoding undecaprenyldiphospho-muramoylpentapeptide beta-N-acetylglucosaminyltransferase → MKVVFSGGGTGGHIYPALATIDEWSKQDPQVDFLYIGGERGLEKEIVSGAGIKFQAVKIKGFVRSISFENLKTIYLFLTAVRKAKKILKAFQPDVVVGTGGYVAGPVLYAAQLLKIPTVIHEQNSVIGVTNKFLKRRVSKVGIAFPTAEHFFKTSKIVGNPRAQQVVSGSLKSNFDLSDLSLLNDLPTVLVFGGSQGAPKLNKAMVEALPTFNQQEYQIIFATGKNRFQQVQDQIEAAQLKVNSNIKIMPYIANMQDLMPRVDLVIGRSGATSLAEQTALGKPMILIPSPYVTNDHQTKNAQSMVDAGAALMIREVDLTGSVLATQVNALMLDQKRRLQMAQQAKKLGVTDSADQFINLIKSAL, encoded by the coding sequence ATGAAAGTTGTATTTTCTGGTGGTGGAACAGGAGGACATATTTATCCAGCCTTAGCCACTATTGATGAATGGTCGAAACAAGATCCACAGGTGGATTTCTTATACATTGGCGGAGAGCGCGGGCTCGAAAAGGAGATCGTTTCAGGTGCTGGAATTAAATTTCAAGCCGTTAAAATTAAAGGATTTGTCCGTAGTATTTCATTTGAAAATTTAAAAACGATTTACCTGTTTTTAACGGCTGTTCGCAAAGCTAAAAAAATATTAAAAGCATTTCAACCTGATGTGGTTGTTGGAACAGGAGGATATGTTGCAGGACCAGTTTTGTATGCGGCGCAACTTTTAAAAATTCCGACGGTTATTCACGAACAAAATTCAGTGATCGGAGTTACGAATAAATTTTTGAAACGCCGAGTTAGTAAGGTCGGAATTGCATTTCCGACAGCAGAACATTTTTTTAAGACATCTAAAATTGTGGGTAATCCACGAGCACAACAAGTTGTTTCAGGAAGTCTAAAGTCGAATTTTGATTTATCTGATTTAAGTTTATTAAATGATCTACCAACTGTCTTAGTATTTGGTGGATCACAAGGTGCCCCTAAACTGAACAAGGCGATGGTTGAAGCTCTACCTACTTTTAATCAGCAAGAATATCAAATCATTTTTGCTACTGGTAAAAATCGTTTTCAGCAAGTTCAAGACCAAATTGAAGCGGCACAACTAAAGGTTAATTCGAATATTAAAATCATGCCATATATTGCGAATATGCAAGATCTGATGCCCCGGGTTGATTTGGTAATAGGTCGGTCGGGTGCAACAAGTTTGGCTGAACAAACAGCCTTAGGCAAGCCAATGATTCTAATTCCAAGTCCATATGTCACTAATGATCATCAGACTAAAAATGCGCAAAGTATGGTGGACGCAGGAGCAGCGTTAATGATTCGTGAAGTTGATTTAACAGGATCAGTTCTAGCTACCCAAGTTAATGCCTTAATGTTAGATCAAAAACGTCGTTTGCAAATGGCTCAACAAGCGAAGAAATTGGGCGTAACTGACTCAGCCGATCAATTTATCAATTTGATTAAGTCGGCGCTTTAA
- a CDS encoding cell division protein FtsQ/DivIB, with translation MTKKNERDELMHGEQSDKSMRKQINQFFAESLGMPIKSAPRTDAISKSQNRSKFNFMERNSIHMILILSIFAVIMLLLLSPLMRFEKIEVIGNQDLSKAEVLAASDINKNIPVWQLLSEQNYFTQHAKNNPQLKNIKINYLNMRIAQIKVEENSKVGLINKNNHNYYILSDGRLIDNQSEDKNPQNLPTYEKFPDYQSVRKVATQFASISTALQHSVSEIIWSPDQEDDEKLTLIMDDGNKVLIKWSDINKKLKYYPGMVAQTDKNGTFNFQVGTYFQQY, from the coding sequence ATGACTAAAAAAAATGAACGCGATGAATTAATGCACGGTGAGCAATCTGATAAGAGTATGCGAAAACAGATTAATCAATTCTTTGCTGAAAGTTTAGGCATGCCCATCAAAAGTGCTCCCAGAACGGACGCTATTTCGAAATCACAAAATCGATCTAAATTTAATTTTATGGAAAGAAATAGCATACATATGATATTGATATTATCAATCTTTGCAGTGATTATGCTACTACTGTTATCACCTCTCATGCGATTTGAAAAAATTGAAGTTATTGGCAATCAAGACTTGAGTAAAGCAGAGGTATTAGCAGCATCTGATATCAATAAAAATATACCAGTTTGGCAATTATTAAGTGAACAGAATTATTTTACTCAGCATGCAAAAAATAATCCGCAGTTAAAAAATATTAAAATTAATTATTTGAATATGAGAATTGCGCAAATTAAAGTTGAAGAAAATTCTAAAGTAGGTTTAATAAATAAAAACAATCATAATTATTATATTTTATCGGATGGAAGATTAATTGATAATCAATCTGAAGATAAAAATCCTCAGAATTTACCCACGTATGAAAAATTCCCGGATTACCAGAGTGTCAGAAAAGTTGCTACACAATTTGCGTCCATCTCAACAGCTTTACAACATAGTGTCTCAGAAATAATTTGGAGTCCAGATCAAGAAGATGATGAAAAACTTACTTTAATTATGGATGACGGAAATAAAGTCCTGATTAAATGGTCTGATATTAATAAAAAATTAAAATATTATCCTGGAATGGTCGCACAAACAGATAAAAATGGGACATTTAATTTTCAAGTTGGAACCTATTTTCAGCAATATTAA